A region from the Hydrogenimonas sp. genome encodes:
- a CDS encoding general secretion pathway protein G encodes MTQKISANCRLQATNSNKSASYPLPTTHYKTRKAFSLLELMIVIIILGLLSALVLPNLIGKAESAKRKLVCIQMKNIEEALKSFKFDNGIYPTTEEGLEALLKNPDPEKYTNYSPTGYLESRHLPKDPWKHRYIYINNGGEIELISLGADGKEGGEGDAKDITLKECERQ; translated from the coding sequence ATGACCCAAAAAATTTCTGCAAACTGCAGACTGCAGGCTACAAACTCAAACAAATCTGCAAGCTACCCACTACCCACTACCCACTATAAAACCCGTAAAGCCTTTTCGCTTCTCGAGTTGATGATCGTCATCATAATTCTCGGTCTTTTGAGTGCGCTGGTTCTGCCGAATCTCATCGGCAAAGCCGAGAGTGCGAAGCGTAAACTTGTCTGCATACAGATGAAAAATATCGAAGAGGCGCTCAAGTCGTTCAAGTTCGACAACGGTATCTACCCGACTACCGAAGAGGGGCTCGAGGCTCTTTTGAAAAATCCCGACCCGGAGAAGTATACCAACTACTCCCCCACAGGATACCTCGAGAGCAGGCATCTGCCGAAGGATCCGTGGAAGCACAGGTATATATATATCAACAACGGAGGCGAAATAGAGCTCATTAGTCTGGGCGCTGACGGAAAAGAGGGCGGCGAGGGTGACGCTAAAGATATAACACTCAAGGAGTGTGAAAGGCAGTAG
- a CDS encoding general secretion pathway protein F, translating into MTFRYRGYDSSGKRVKGVVNAAGIEDAKEQLRHMGILVESVKPHRSLFTSELPPSLTAALGRNLSLYLKAGISLPKGLHLVAENFPKRSKQYRFLEETARLIESGGSFYDALAAQGVYRVPPFFLQTVKVAQKSGNLEMVLLELSEYVQEQERIKRDVVKAFIYPSFILLIAVAMINFMLTTIIPKIVDMFEATKSELPTSTKVTLALSHFFQSYSWAMIAAVALSVAAVAIFWKRSERFGYLMDKTLLKIPLFGSMITAMELGRFGRVMALLLQSGVPFAQALNYAAQTVGNRYLHKLFGKIATQIVEGKSFTQAVRENVKKREIPNDFINAVALGEKSSHLAFSLKSLSELYAQQNRDRIEVMLALLEPILMLVIGGIIGFLVISMLLPIFSISMG; encoded by the coding sequence ATGACCTTCAGGTATAGAGGCTACGACAGCTCCGGAAAGAGGGTAAAAGGGGTTGTAAACGCTGCCGGGATCGAGGATGCGAAAGAGCAGCTGAGGCATATGGGCATTCTCGTCGAGAGTGTGAAGCCTCACCGCAGCCTCTTCACAAGCGAGCTCCCCCCCTCTTTGACAGCCGCGCTAGGAAGGAATCTGAGCCTCTACCTGAAAGCGGGTATATCTCTGCCAAAAGGGCTGCACCTGGTAGCCGAAAACTTCCCGAAGCGCTCGAAACAGTACAGGTTTCTCGAAGAGACGGCAAGACTCATAGAGAGCGGCGGCTCCTTCTACGACGCGCTGGCCGCACAGGGCGTCTACAGGGTGCCGCCCTTTTTCCTGCAGACGGTAAAGGTGGCGCAAAAGAGCGGAAATCTCGAGATGGTGCTGCTGGAGCTCTCCGAGTACGTGCAGGAGCAGGAGCGCATTAAGCGGGATGTAGTCAAAGCCTTCATCTACCCCTCTTTCATTCTGCTCATAGCGGTTGCGATGATAAACTTCATGCTGACGACGATCATACCCAAAATTGTCGATATGTTCGAGGCTACCAAGAGTGAACTCCCGACATCCACGAAGGTGACGCTGGCGCTATCGCACTTTTTCCAGTCATACTCATGGGCCATGATAGCGGCCGTCGCACTCTCTGTAGCCGCGGTCGCCATCTTCTGGAAAAGGAGTGAACGCTTCGGCTATCTCATGGACAAAACGCTGCTTAAAATACCGCTTTTCGGAAGTATGATAACCGCGATGGAGCTTGGACGCTTCGGCCGCGTGATGGCACTGCTGCTCCAAAGCGGCGTACCCTTCGCACAGGCTCTCAACTATGCGGCACAGACCGTAGGAAACCGCTACCTTCATAAGCTTTTCGGTAAAATAGCGACACAGATAGTGGAGGGTAAAAGCTTCACGCAGGCGGTCAGGGAGAATGTAAAAAAGAGGGAGATCCCCAACGACTTCATAAACGCCGTAGCGCTCGGCGAAAAGAGTTCCCACCTGGCCTTTTCCCTCAAAAGCCTCTCCGAACTATATGCACAGCAGAACCGCGACCGCATAGAGGTTATGTTGGCACTGCTGGAACCGATTCTGATGCTTGTTATCGGCGGTATCATAGGCTTTCTCGTCATTTCGATGCTTCTGCCTATATTCTCGATCAGTATGGGTTGA